The Actinomadura graeca nucleotide sequence CGCGGGGCGGCAGGCCGTCGCGGGCGTCAGCGGCGACCTCGCCGAGCCGTCCGCCGGCGGGCACGTCCGTGCCGGGCGCCGGCACCGTGGTCAGGCCGGTGTAGAGGGTGCGGAAGCGTACGCCCTCGGCCGGCTCGTGGAGCAGGATCAGGTCCGTCCCGGCGGCGCCCACGGCCTCGACGCGCCCGGCGAGGGACGCGAGGACCGGCGTGTCCGTCGCGGCGAAAAGGTCGATCCCGAGGGTGACGTCGGCGCCGCGCCGCGCGGGGACGAGGAACCTCGGCTCGCCGTAGCGGCCCACCGGCGTCCCGTCCCCGTGGTGGAGGACGGCCTCGCGGGCGGCGGCGCGCAGTTCGTCGGGCTCGCGCGGGTCGGCGCCGTCGTAGCAGTCGCCGGTGATGGCGAGGTCGAGGGGGCCGAGCCGTCCGGCGACCGGCGCGGTGGCCTGCCCGGCGTGCCCGGCGAGCCAGGCGGCGGCGGCCGCGGTGGCGGCGTGCGGGGGCAGCCCGCACGCCTGCCGGACGGCGGCGGCGCCCACCTCGGCGGGGACGTCGGCGAGCGTGCGGACGAGGCCGGCGGCCGCCGACGAGCGGTGCCGGGGGTCGCCGTGCAGCCGCCCGGCGGCGAGCCGGGCGGTGGTCGCCGCGACCGCCGCCGACCGGACGGCGATCAGCGGGAACAGCAGGTCGATCTCGGCCTCGGTGAGCGGGCACGCCGCGTGGTAGGCGGCGGTCAGCGCGGCGGCGACGGCCAGCGGGCGGTCCGCGCCGCGCATCGCGCTGGAGGCCAGCACCGCGAGGTCGGCGATCCGCGGCGCGGGCGCCGCGTCCCCGAAGTCGATCACGCCGGACACGCGGGTGCGGGAGCCGTCCCGCCGGACAAGCAGGTTGAAGGCGTTGAGGTCGTGGTGGACGACCGCGACCGGCAGCGCGCCGAGCCGCTCGTCCAGCAGCGGCAGGTACCGCGCCTGGATCAGCCCGGCCGCCGCCCGCAGCCCGGGGTCCCCGACGTGCGGCAGCGACGCGCCGAGCGCCGTCCCCGCGTGCGCGAACTCCCAGTAGTGGGCGGGCGGCGGCTCGGCCGCGGCGAACGTCCCCGTGGCGGCGCCGAGCCGGCCGGCGACCGCGCCGATGTCTGCGAGCAGCTCGGCCGACCTGCGGGGCACCTCGGCGAGCGGTCGGCCCGGCACGTAGGTCAGCAGCCGGACGAGCAGCCCGTCCACGTCCCGCGAGGGCGCCCCGGAACGGTCCAAGACGACCTCCGGGACCGCGAAACCGAGGTCCTGGCCCGCGAGGTGGCCGAGCAGCGCCGTCTGGAACTCCGCCGCCCGCCGCTCGGCGGGCCCGGTGACCTTCAGGACGTACTCGGCGCCCGCGCCGTCCACGACATGGGTGTTGCGGTCGGTCTCGCCGGCCAGGGGCCGGAGCGTGACCGGGTCGAGCCCGAAGCCCTCGCGCAGGACGTCCCGCAGGAACGCGTCGCTCACCTCGGGTGGGCCGGCGGTGATGCGCTCGTAGCGCGCGTCGGTCACGGTGCCGTCGTCGGTGTGCGGTGCCACGGACAGAACTCCATTCGCGGTGGTCGGACTCGGATGACCGGACTCGGTCGGTCGTGCTTCATGCGCCCGCCGGGACGACCTCGGTGGCCGCGCCGCCGGGACGGTCGGGGACGATCGCCTGGTGGCGCGGGTCCCAGCTCACGGCGACCCGCTCCCCCGGCATCGCGGGCAGCGACGGCCCGACGGGGTGCGAGGCGACGCCCTGCGTCCCGTCGTCGAAGCGCAGCCCCACCTGGTGCCGGTCGCCGACGTAGACGATCTCGGTGATGGTGGCGCCGATGTGGTTGTGGTCGGCGGCCACCGCGGACGCCTCCGCGTGCAGGACGAGGCGCTCGGGGCGGACCACCGCGACGCCGGGGGCGCCGTCGAGGCCCGCGTCCAGGCGCGGCGCCCGCAGGGCGTGCGAGCCGCACCGCAGGATCCCGGCGGCCTTGTCGACCGTCCCGCGGAACCCGGTGGACTCGCCGAGGAACTGCGCGACGAACAGCGTCTCCGGCCGTTCGTACAGGTCGGCGGGGGTGCCGACCTGCTCGATGCCGCCCTCGTTGAACACCGCGATGCGGTCGGACAGCGTGAGCGCCTCGTGCTGGTCGTGGGTGACGAAGATGAAGGTCATCCCCAGCTCGCGGTGCATCCGCGCGATCTCGCGCTGGAGCTGGTCGCGCAGCCGCTTGTCGAGGGCGCCGAGCGGCTCGTCCATCAGCAGGGCGCGCGGCTCGTACACCACGGCGCGGGCCAGTGCGACGCGCTGCTGCTGCCCGCCGGACAGCTGCCGGGGCAGCCGGTCGGCGTAGTCGCCGAGGTGCACCAGGTCCAGCGTCTCGGCGACCTTGGCCGCGATCTCGGCCTTGGGCATCTTGCGCTGCTGGAGCGGGAACGCGACGTTCTTCGCCACCGTCAGGTGCGGGAACAGGGCGTACTGCTGGAACACCACGCCGAGGTCGCGCTTGTGCGGCTTCAGCCGGGACACGTCCTGGCCGTCGATCTCGATCGACCCCGCGGACACCGACACGAACCCGGCGAGCATCGACAGGATCGTCGTCTTGCCCGAGCCGGACGGCCCGAGGAGCGTCATGAACTCCCCGTCGGCGATGTCGAGCGAGACGTCGTCCACCGCCGGCCGCGGCGTCCCCGCATAGTGCTTCGACACCCCCTTGATCCGGATTCCGCGGGAGGCGTCCTTGCTGGTCGGGTTCATCATGTCCTCCGCTCGCGGCGAACGAACTGCGGGATGAGCAGGACGAGGGTGGTGGCGACCACCATCACGCTCGACGCCGCAGCGATGGTGGGGTCGATTTCCAGGGTGATGGAGTTGTACATCTGCACCGGAAGGGTCTGGATGTCGGGCGTCTGGAGGAACAGCGCGACGACGACCTCGTCGAGCGAGGTGACGAACGCGAACGCGAAGCCGGACAGCACGCCCGGCGCGACCTGCGGGACGGTGATCCGGAAGAACGTCGTCCACGCCGTGGCGCCGAGGGTGGCGGCGGCGATGTCCTGCGTCCGGTCGTAGCCGGCGAGGCTGGTCGACACCGCCGTCACGACGAACGGCAGCGCCAGCACGGTGTGCGCGAGCACGAACCCGATGGCGGTGCCGTTGAGCTGCCAGCGGATGAACACCCCGTAGATCGCGATCGCGACCACGATCCCCGGCATGATCATCGGCGCCATCATCAGCTGCCGGACGGCGCCCCGCCCGCGGAACCGCGACCGGGTGAGGCCGAGCGCGACCGCGACGCCGAGGACGGTCGCGGTGACCGCGACCAGCAGCCCGATCTGCACCGAGGTGAGCAGCGCGTACATCCACTTCTCGGAGCCGAAGAACGACTTGTACCAGCGCAGCGACCACGACTTCGGCGGGAACTCGAAGGTGGACGCGCCGGAGAAGCTCATCGGGATGACCACGACGGTCGGGGCGATCAGCAGCAGCGCGGTCAGCGCCACCGCCGTCCGCAGGCCCCAGCCGATCCCGCCGTCCCGCTGGACCTTCACCGGGCTCGCGGGCTCGGCCGCGGAGCCGCCCGTGTGCCCCTCCACCTGGTCGATCACCTGCTCACTCATGGGTCACCGCCCCTCCGAGGGCCTTCGCCGGGCCGCCGAACCGCGACACGATGAACAGCACCAGCAGCGTCACCCCGAGCAGGACCGTGCCGAGCGCCCCGGCGCCGCCGAAGTCCAGCAGCTTGCTGACCCGCTCGCCGATCACCTGGGAGATCAGCGAGTTCTGCGGCGAGCCCAGCAGCGCCGGGGTGATGTAGAAGCCGAGCGTCATGATGAACACCAGCGAGAAGCCGGAGAGCATCCCCGGCACCGACAGCGGGATGTGGACCCGCGCGAACGCCCGCCAGCGCGGGGCGCCGAGGCTGCCCGCCGCGTCCAGCAGCCGCCGGTCGATCTGCTCCATGGCGCTGTACAGCGGCAGCACCATGAAGGGCAGCATGACCTGCACCATCGCGACCGTCACGCCGGCGACGGTGCCGAGCAGCACGACGCCGTCGAACCCGATCAGGCCGAGGAACCGGTCGATGGGCCCGCCGCGCTGCTCCAGCATGTACCAGGCGAAGTTGCGGGCCATCAGCGACGTCCAGAACGGCAGCAGGACGATCACCGTCAGCACGCCCCGGGTCCGGGGCTTCACCCGCGTCATCGCGTAGGCGTAGGGGTAGGCGATCACCAGCGTGACCGAGGCCACGATGAGCGCCGTGACCAGCGTCCGCACCAGCACCTTCACCGACAGGCCGTCGTGCAGCAGGCCGGTGTAGTTGCCGAAACCGGCGGCCGGCTCGGTGAAGCTGCGCCACACGATGGTGGCGATCGGATAGAAGAAGAACACCAGCAACAGCGCCGTCGCCGGCAGGACGAACCAGGCCGCCCGCCCCCGGGGGCGTGCCGCCTCGCGCCCCCGGGACCGTGCCGTGATCGTCGTCGTCATGGGTTACCTCACCCCGCGAGCCAGGTGGTGTAGCGCTTGGTGACCGCGTCGAAGTTCTGGCCCCACCACTCGGCGTCCGACCGCACGATCGAGTGCTTGCGGTCGGGCGTGAACGGGTTCACCCGCTGCTGGATCGGGTCGTAGTTCGGCACGATGCTCTCGTTGATCGGCTGGACGGAGGCCAGCTGCGCCAGCTTGGCCGAGGGGTCGTTCCGGGACGCGAAGGCGATGAACTTCATCGCCTGCTCCTTGTTCGGGGCGCCCTTGGGCACCACGAGGTCGTCCCAGTTCACGACGGTCTTGTCCCAGACGGGCTGGAACGGCGCCCCCGCCTTGAGCGACTGGTAGGCGCGGGCGGACAGCACGAGGGCCATGTCCACCTGCCGGTCCACCATCATCTGCTGCTGCTGCCCGTACGTCTTCGCGAAGGTGGTCGACTTCTTGATCGGCTCCAGCTTGCGGAAGGCGCGGTCCAGGTCCAGCGGGTAGAGCTGCTTCTCGGGGACGCCGTCGCCCATCAGCGCGGCCTCCAGCAGCCCCACGGCGATCTCGGGCGGCACGATCCGCCGTCCCGGGTACTTCTTCACGTCGAAGAAGTCGCCGATCTTGGTGGGCGGGTCGTTCTTGTACTTCTCCTTGTCGTACATGAAGATCAGGCTGTAGTTGTACGCCGGGACGCCGCAGTCCCCGACGGTCCCCTTCGGGAAGACGTTCTTGTCGATCACGGAGAAGTCGAGCTTCTCCAGGTACTTGCCGCAGTACTGCACGGCGGCGGCGGCGCTGGTGTCCACGACGTCCCAGCTCACCTTGCGCGCCTCGACCATGGTCTTCATCCGCGCCTCGTCCACCGGGCCGTCGTTGCGGACCTTCACCCCGGTCTGCGCGGTGAACGGCTCCGCCCACGCCTTGTTCTGGTAGTCCTGGAAGGGGCTCCCGGTCGACACGAAGGTCAACGCGTCGCTCTTGCTCGACGGGTTGCCGATCCCGCAGGCCGCGACCAGTGCCACGGCCAGACCGGCGGCCGTGGCCCTGGTCCTGATGCCTCTGTTCCGACGCACGGTCTCCTCCAGTGCTCGGTAAATGGATCCCCGACGGATCTTGTCTTGCTAGTGCGCGGCTCTGACCTGCTCGTTCAGTATCCGCGCAAGGGTGTCCACCTGCTCCTCGGTGATCACCAGAGGTGGGGAGAGCACGATGCTGGTGCCGGAGGCGCGAACGATCACGCCCTCGGCCCGTGCACCGGCCTGGACGCCGGAGGTGTCGCCGCGGGCGAACTCGATGCCGAGCATCAGGCCCACGCCGCGCACCTCCAGGACGTGGTCGAGCTCCTCCAGCGGCTTGAGCGCGTCCAGCAGCCGCCTGCCGAGCCTGTCGGCCCGTTCGAGGAGCCCTTCGCGGCGCAGGATCTCGATGTTCGCGAGAGCCACCGCCGCGCCGACCGGATGGCCGTTGTAGGTGAAGCCGTGCAGGAACGCCGCCCCGTCGGCCAGGTCGAGGACGCGGTCGCCGATCAGCACCGCGCCCATCGGGATGTAACCGCTGGACAGGCCCTTCGCCATGACGATCATGTCGGGCTCGATGCCGTAGCGCTCGCTGGCGAACCAGTGGCCCGTGCGTCCGAACGCGGTGACGATCTCGTCGACGATCAGCAGGATGCCGTGCCGGCGCAGGATCTCCTGCACCCGCGGCCAGTAGCCGTCCGGGGGCGGGACCATGCCGCCGACCCCGAGCACGGGCTCGCCGATGAAGGCGGCGATCCGCTCGGGCCCGATCCGCTCGATCCGCTCCTCCAGCTCGGCGATCAGCCGGTCGGCCGCGCCCGGATCGTCCGCGAGCGCGTGCGGCTTGCCGAGGAACTCGATGCCGGGGACGAGCGGCCCGAAGCCCTCGCGGAGCCGGTCGATGCCGGTGGCGGCGAGCGAGCCGCCGCCCATCCCGTGGTACCCGGCGGAGCGGGCGAGGACGACGGTCCGCTCGGGGTGCCCGGCGTGGTGCTGCGCGAGCCGCGCCAGCTTGATCGCCGTCTCGTTGCCCTCGGACCCGCCGTTGGTGAAGAAGACCCGCGACAGCCCGGCCGGGGCCAGCCCGATGAGCCGCTCGGCCAGCCGGATCGAGGGCTCGTTGGAGTAGTCGCCGAAGGAGGAGTAGAACTCCAGCTTCGCGATCTGCCCGGCGGCGGCCTCGGCCAGCTCCCGGCGGCCGTGGCCCACGGGGCACTGCCACAGCCCGCAGGTGCCGTCGATGTAGGAGCGGCCGTCCACGTCCCACACGATCGCGCCCTCGCCGCGGTCGAGGACCAGCGCCTCGGCCGGCGCCCCGATCACGCTGTGCGGATGGACGATCGTCCGCGCGTCCAGCTCGGCGAGCTCCCGCGTGCGGTCCGCCCCGGCCCGGTCCTGCGCGACCTGCTGTTCCAGCGTCATGACACCGCCCTCACAGTTTCATCGAGATCGACTTGGTCTCCAGGTAGGCGTCGATGCCCTCGCTGCCGCCCTCGCGCTCCTGGCCGCTGTTCTTCATCCCGCCGAACGGCAGCTCGGGCCGGACGGGGGCGGGGTCGTTCACGGCGACGATGCCGAAGTCCAGCCGGTCGGCGGCGCGCCACAGCCGGGCGAGGGCCGAGCCGAAGACGTAGGCCGCCAGCCCGTAGTCGGTGGTGTTGGCGCGCTCGATCGCCTCGTCCTCGTCGTCGAAGACGTAGACCGGCAGCACCGGGCCGAAGGTCTCCTCGGAGCTGATCAGCATGGTGTCGTCTGCTCCGGTGAGGACGGTCGGCTCGTAGAAGGCGCCGCCCAGCCCGGCCCTGGCGCCGCCCTCCGGCGGGCTCCAGCGGCGGCCGCCCGCCGCGACGGCGGCGCCGCGCTTGACCGCGTCGGCGACGTGCCGCTCGACCTTGTCCAGGCCGGCGAAGTCGATCAGCGGGCCGAGGGTGGTGCCCTCGTCCGCGCCGTGCCCGACGCGCAGCGCCGCGACGCGCTCCAGCAGCAGCGGCAGGAACTCCTCGTACACCGTGCGGTGGACGAACAGCCGGTTGACGGCGATGCAGCTCTGCCCGGCGTTGGCGAACTTGGCGGCGGAGACGGCAGCGGCGGCGGCGGGGAGGTCGGCGTCCTCCAGCACGATGGCCGGGGAGTGCCCGCCCAGTTCCAGCGACGTCCGCCGCAGGTGGGTGTCCGTCGAGCGGATCAGGCTCAGGCCGACCTCGGTGGATCCGGTGAAGCTGACCTTGCGGAGCCGGGTGTCGGCGAGCAGCGCGCCCACCACCTCGGCCGGGCGCGTCGTGGTGATCGACTGGAGGACCCCGGCGGGCAGCCCGCCCGCCTCGGCGATGATCCGCACCAGCTCGGTGCCGATCAGCGGGGTCTGCTCGGCGGGCTTGACGATCACCGGGCAGCCGGCGGCGAGGGCGAGCCCGACCTTGCGGACCAGCATGCTCGCCGGGAAGTTCCAGGGGGTGATCGCGAGCGCGGGGCCGACGGGGGCGCGCAGGACCAGCCCGGGGCCTCCGGCGGCCTGCGGGGTGACCCGCCCGCCGGCCCGGCGGCCCTCCTCGGCGGCCCAGTCGAGCATCCGGGCGCTGCCCATGACCTCGCCGCGCGCCTCGTGCAGCGGCTTGCCGTTCTCCGCCGTCATGATCGCCGCGAGCGT carries:
- a CDS encoding ABC transporter permease, translated to MTTTITARSRGREAARPRGRAAWFVLPATALLLVFFFYPIATIVWRSFTEPAAGFGNYTGLLHDGLSVKVLVRTLVTALIVASVTLVIAYPYAYAMTRVKPRTRGVLTVIVLLPFWTSLMARNFAWYMLEQRGGPIDRFLGLIGFDGVVLLGTVAGVTVAMVQVMLPFMVLPLYSAMEQIDRRLLDAAGSLGAPRWRAFARVHIPLSVPGMLSGFSLVFIMTLGFYITPALLGSPQNSLISQVIGERVSKLLDFGGAGALGTVLLGVTLLVLFIVSRFGGPAKALGGAVTHE
- a CDS encoding NAD-dependent succinate-semialdehyde dehydrogenase yields the protein MPVDPSTATLLIDGDWRTGAATFEVLDPATLEVVGHAADAGPEEALTALDAACAAFPAWRATSAEERATALRAGAAAIRAAAGTLAAIMTAENGKPLHEARGEVMGSARMLDWAAEEGRRAGGRVTPQAAGGPGLVLRAPVGPALAITPWNFPASMLVRKVGLALAAGCPVIVKPAEQTPLIGTELVRIIAEAGGLPAGVLQSITTTRPAEVVGALLADTRLRKVSFTGSTEVGLSLIRSTDTHLRRTSLELGGHSPAIVLEDADLPAAAAAVSAAKFANAGQSCIAVNRLFVHRTVYEEFLPLLLERVAALRVGHGADEGTTLGPLIDFAGLDKVERHVADAVKRGAAVAAGGRRWSPPEGGARAGLGGAFYEPTVLTGADDTMLISSEETFGPVLPVYVFDDEDEAIERANTTDYGLAAYVFGSALARLWRAADRLDFGIVAVNDPAPVRPELPFGGMKNSGQEREGGSEGIDAYLETKSISMKL
- a CDS encoding ABC transporter ATP-binding protein, producing the protein MNPTSKDASRGIRIKGVSKHYAGTPRPAVDDVSLDIADGEFMTLLGPSGSGKTTILSMLAGFVSVSAGSIEIDGQDVSRLKPHKRDLGVVFQQYALFPHLTVAKNVAFPLQQRKMPKAEIAAKVAETLDLVHLGDYADRLPRQLSGGQQQRVALARAVVYEPRALLMDEPLGALDKRLRDQLQREIARMHRELGMTFIFVTHDQHEALTLSDRIAVFNEGGIEQVGTPADLYERPETLFVAQFLGESTGFRGTVDKAAGILRCGSHALRAPRLDAGLDGAPGVAVVRPERLVLHAEASAVAADHNHIGATITEIVYVGDRHQVGLRFDDGTQGVASHPVGPSLPAMPGERVAVSWDPRHQAIVPDRPGGAATEVVPAGA
- a CDS encoding aspartate aminotransferase family protein, which encodes MTLEQQVAQDRAGADRTRELAELDARTIVHPHSVIGAPAEALVLDRGEGAIVWDVDGRSYIDGTCGLWQCPVGHGRRELAEAAAGQIAKLEFYSSFGDYSNEPSIRLAERLIGLAPAGLSRVFFTNGGSEGNETAIKLARLAQHHAGHPERTVVLARSAGYHGMGGGSLAATGIDRLREGFGPLVPGIEFLGKPHALADDPGAADRLIAELEERIERIGPERIAAFIGEPVLGVGGMVPPPDGYWPRVQEILRRHGILLIVDEIVTAFGRTGHWFASERYGIEPDMIVMAKGLSSGYIPMGAVLIGDRVLDLADGAAFLHGFTYNGHPVGAAVALANIEILRREGLLERADRLGRRLLDALKPLEELDHVLEVRGVGLMLGIEFARGDTSGVQAGARAEGVIVRASGTSIVLSPPLVITEEQVDTLARILNEQVRAAH
- a CDS encoding aminotransferase class III-fold pyridoxal phosphate-dependent enzyme, producing MAPHTDDGTVTDARYERITAGPPEVSDAFLRDVLREGFGLDPVTLRPLAGETDRNTHVVDGAGAEYVLKVTGPAERRAAEFQTALLGHLAGQDLGFAVPEVVLDRSGAPSRDVDGLLVRLLTYVPGRPLAEVPRRSAELLADIGAVAGRLGAATGTFAAAEPPPAHYWEFAHAGTALGASLPHVGDPGLRAAAGLIQARYLPLLDERLGALPVAVVHHDLNAFNLLVRRDGSRTRVSGVIDFGDAAPAPRIADLAVLASSAMRGADRPLAVAAALTAAYHAACPLTEAEIDLLFPLIAVRSAAVAATTARLAAGRLHGDPRHRSSAAAGLVRTLADVPAEVGAAAVRQACGLPPHAATAAAAAWLAGHAGQATAPVAGRLGPLDLAITGDCYDGADPREPDELRAAAREAVLHHGDGTPVGRYGEPRFLVPARRGADVTLGIDLFAATDTPVLASLAGRVEAVGAAGTDLILLHEPAEGVRFRTLYTGLTTVPAPGTDVPAGGRLGEVAADARDGLPPRVRIQVTAVPVADGAATSWTAVPREAPGDEQELWRALFPDPTPLLGDQDAVTAWTPAGDGALAKRHRHLPNSHPTYFSRPITMVRARNCRFYDEHGRSYLDALNNVTLVGHSHPRLVEAAARQLGRLNTNTRFVYDVLSEYAERLTATLPDGLDVVYFVNSGSEANDLALRMSRYLTKREDVVIIDDAYHGYTSVVADVSPSRYRHYGKPDTTHPTPNPDRYRGRYGYDDPQAGAHYAAHVTETFDRLAAEGRAPAAFLFEALLAGGGQVVLPPGYLAPIFQTAARHGAMTIADEVQVGFGRLGEAFWGFETQDVVPDFVTMGKAMGNGFPVAAMVTTREISQAFDPAGRFFSTYGGNPVACAVGLELLNVVEEENLQDNALRTGQYLRDVLAALAPRHEIIGDVRGQGFYSGVEFVLDRETKEPASEETLIICERLKDRGALVYPTGPAWNILKLKPPLTFTPAHADEFAAALDAVLEEGW
- a CDS encoding ABC transporter permease, with product MSEQVIDQVEGHTGGSAAEPASPVKVQRDGGIGWGLRTAVALTALLLIAPTVVVIPMSFSGASTFEFPPKSWSLRWYKSFFGSEKWMYALLTSVQIGLLVAVTATVLGVAVALGLTRSRFRGRGAVRQLMMAPMIMPGIVVAIAIYGVFIRWQLNGTAIGFVLAHTVLALPFVVTAVSTSLAGYDRTQDIAAATLGATAWTTFFRITVPQVAPGVLSGFAFAFVTSLDEVVVALFLQTPDIQTLPVQMYNSITLEIDPTIAAASSVMVVATTLVLLIPQFVRRERRT
- a CDS encoding ABC transporter substrate-binding protein; amino-acid sequence: MRRNRGIRTRATAAGLAVALVAACGIGNPSSKSDALTFVSTGSPFQDYQNKAWAEPFTAQTGVKVRNDGPVDEARMKTMVEARKVSWDVVDTSAAAAVQYCGKYLEKLDFSVIDKNVFPKGTVGDCGVPAYNYSLIFMYDKEKYKNDPPTKIGDFFDVKKYPGRRIVPPEIAVGLLEAALMGDGVPEKQLYPLDLDRAFRKLEPIKKSTTFAKTYGQQQQMMVDRQVDMALVLSARAYQSLKAGAPFQPVWDKTVVNWDDLVVPKGAPNKEQAMKFIAFASRNDPSAKLAQLASVQPINESIVPNYDPIQQRVNPFTPDRKHSIVRSDAEWWGQNFDAVTKRYTTWLAG